The Populus alba chromosome 6, ASM523922v2, whole genome shotgun sequence genome contains a region encoding:
- the LOC118048184 gene encoding splicing factor Cactin, whose product MDSKRRKTSSSSSRRSRKSYDYESGSESFSDDSRDSSRRRSSGKRRERSRSRSQGRTNRRHRTSDDSSDSGRDRKRKNSSSRKITEEEIAEYLAKKAQRKAMKAAKKLKAQPVSGYSNDSNPFGDSNLNEKFVWRKKIERDVSQGVPLDMFSVKAEKKKQRERMAEIEKVKKRREERALEKAQHEEEMAILARERARAEFQDWEKKEEEFHFDQSKVRSEIRLREGRVKPIDVLSKHLNVSDDLDIEIDEPYMVFKGLTVKEMEELHDDIKMHLDMDRKTQTHIDYWEALLVVCNWELAEARKKDALDRARVRGEQPPSEFLAEERGLHSSIEADVRNLLEGKTSNELEALRSQIESQMSSGTAKVVEYWEAVLKRLQIYKAKACLKEIHAKMLRKHLQRLEPPLKGDDMLENDNSLRFSEEDIEDDDTQDAETFSPELVLEEETYEAEEAGSFSPELLHGDENEEAIDPEEDRATLERKRMAVVEEQQRRIQEAMASKPAPSEDNLELKAMKAMGAMEEGDAVFGSGAEVNLDSQVYWWHDKYRPRKPKYFNRVHTGYEWNKYNQTHYDHDNPPPKIVQGYKFNIFYPDLVDKIKAPTFTIEKDGDNGETCIIRFHAGPPYEDIAFKIVNKEWEYSHKKGFKCTFERGILHVYFNFKRYRYRR is encoded by the exons ATGGACAGCAAGAGGAGGAAaacgtcgtcgtcgtcgtctcGAAGAAGTAGAAAATCCTACGACTACGAGTCCGGCTCGGAGTCCTTCTCTGATGACTCACGCGACTCATCACGGAGGAGGAGCTCCGGCAAGCGTCGGGAACGTAGTCGTAGCCGCAGTCAAGGAAGAACTAATCGCCGGCACCGGACTTCGGATGATTCCAGCGACAGTGGTCGCGACCGGAAGAGGAAGAATAGCTCTTCGCGGAAGATTACTGAAGAAGAAATTGCAGAATATCTGGCCAAAAAAGCTCAGAGAAag gctaTGAAAGCAGCAAAGAAATTGAAGGCGCAGCCCGTGTCTGGTTATTCTAATGATTCTAATCCTTTTGGTGATTCTAATCTCAACGaaaa ATTTGTGTGGCGGAAGAAAATCGAACGTGATGTTTCCCAAGGTGTGCCACTTGACATGTTTTCTGTTAAAGctgagaaaaagaaacagagagaaagaatg GCAGAGATTGAAAAGgtgaaaaagagaagagaggaaaGGGCACTTGAAAAAGCACAGCATGAGGAAGAAATG GCAATCTTAGCCAGAGAACGTGCCAGGGCTGAATTCCAAGACtgggagaaaaaagaagaggag TTTCATTTTGACCAAAGCAAAGTCAGATCAGAGATTAGATTGCGTGAAGGGAGAGTGAAACCTATTGATGTCCTTTCCAAACACCTCAATGTCTCAGATGATTTGGATATAGAAATAGATGAACCATATATGGTTTTCAAG GGGTTGACTGTCAAAGAGATGGAAGAGCTTCACGATGACATCAAAATGCATTTGGATATGGATAGAAAAACTCAGACACATATTGATTATTGGGAG GCTCTTTTGGTGGTTTGTAATTGGGAGCTGGCTGAAGCTCGGAAAAAGGATGCACTGGATCGGGCTAGGGTCCGTGGGGAGCAACCACCTTCCGAGTTTCTTGCAGAAGAAAGAGGTCTGCATTCCAGTATTGAAGCAGATGTCAGGAATCTCTTGGAAGGGAAGACTTCAAATGAGCTTGAAGCATTAAGGTCCCAAATTGAGTCACAAATGAGCTCAGGCACAGCGAAAGTGGTTGAGTACTGGGAGGCTGTTCTTAAACGACTTCAGATATACAAGGCAAAG GCTTGTTTGAAGGAAATTCATGCTAAGATGTTACGCAAGCATTTGCAACGCCTTGAGCCTCCATTGAAGGGTGATGATATGTTAGAAAATGATAACAGTTTAAGGTTTAGTGAGGAGGATATCGAGGATGATGATACCCAAG ATGCTGAAACTTTCTCTCCAGAACTTGTATTGGAGGAGGAGACTTACGAGGCAGAGGAGGCTGGATCATTTTCACCTGAATTATTGCATggtgatgaaaatgaagaaGCAATTGATCCTGAAGAGGATAGGGCTACACTG GAAAGGAAACGAATGGCTGTTGTAGAGGAACAACAAAGACGAATTCAAGAAGCTATGGCATCAAAGCCCGCACCTTCAGAAGATAACTTGGAGCTGAAGGCCATGAAAGCTATGGGAGCCATGGAGGAAGGTGATGCAGTATTTGGCTCTGGTGCTGAAGTGAATCTAGATTCACAG GTATATTGGTGGCATGACAAGTACCGACCAAGAAAGCCCAAGTATTTCAATCGTGTTCACACCGGATATGAGTGGAACAAATACAACCAGACTCACTATGATCATGACAACCCTCCTCCTAAGATTGTGCAAGGATACAAATTCAATATCTTTTATCCAGACCTTGTTGACAAGATAAAGGCTCCAACTTTTACCATCGAGAAGGACGGGGACAATGGTGAGACTTGCATCATCAGGTTCCATGCAGGGCCACCCTATGAAGATATA GCATTCAAGATCGTAAATAAAGAATGGGAATATTCTCATAAGAAGGGGTTCAAGTGCACTTTCGAACGTGGGATTTTGCATGTTTACTTCAACTTCAAACGCTACCGCTACCGTCGATGA
- the LOC118048185 gene encoding wall-associated receptor kinase-like 20, whose translation MITADQPFATHPNFIVSCFCFLLLLSCFCSSQKTCPNCGSIQVPYPLSTHSTCGDPNYHLRCDSHSQKLYFDAMNGSSYLVLRIMGSFQRMVVQPSPWVPASSACVTQDMVVSEGLRLNQTLPFNLTFSNTIFLYNCSPRLLLAPLNCTPSSLCHRYLESSGHVDKNRALKCAGSPDLSPCCTFVAGGMPSAYRIRLHDSGCKAFRSILNLDPEKPASQWEEGLEIQWASPPEPICNSKLDCSGPSKCSPAGRSGLSRCLCNRGYYWDHVRGTCLRNKHKSKAAGLLGLEVSIGVICFISFGAIIVLITVRKSSKRFNQAKLDKAREDMLKSSDSGKNARMFQLKEVKKATNGFSQDRILGSGGFGEVYKGELQDGTVVAVKSAKVGNLKSTQQVLNEVGILSQVNHKNLVRLLGCCVEGEQPLMIYEYISNGTLYDHLHGNCSSNSLGWRERLRIAWQTAEALAYLHSGTYTPIYHRDVKSTNILLDDEFNAKVSDFGLSRLARPGLSHVSTCAQGTLGYLDPEYYRNYQLTDKSDVYSYGVVLLELLTSQKAIDFSRDQDDVNLAIYVSQAAKKGAIMEVVDQRLIGTEPSSDVLSSVELFSELAFACLREKKADRPSMREVVQQLERMVKLELEEISQGSEL comes from the coding sequence ATGATCACAGCTGATCAACCTTTTGCAACCCATCCTAATTTCATTGTTAGCTGTTTCTGTTTCCTGCTTCTCCTTAgttgtttttgttcttctcaGAAGACTTGTCCCAACTGTGGTTCAATACAAGTTCCATATCCTTTGAGCACACATTCAACCTGTGGAGATCCAAACTATCATCTTCGCTGCGATTCCCATTCTCagaaactttattttgatgcCATGAATGGAAGTTCTTACCTTGTACTGAGGATCATGGGCTCATTCCAGCGCATGGTGGTGCAACCATCACCATGGGTGCCGGCTTCTAGTGCATGTGTTACTCAAGACATGGTAGTGAGCGAGGGCCTGAGATTAAACCAGACACTCCCTTTTAATCTCACTTTCTCTAACACTATCTTTCTTTACAACTGTTCACCTCGTCTCTTGCTCGCTCCTCTCAATTGCACTCCTTCTAGTCTCTGTCATCGCTACTTGGAGAGCTCAGGACACGTTGACAAAAACCGAGCGCTTAAGTGTGCCGGCAGTCCTGATCTCAGCCCCTGCTGCACCTTTGTTGCAGGCGGAATGCCCTCAGCATACAGGATTCGCCTTCACGATTCAGGTTGTAAAGCCTTTAGAAGCATCCTAAATTTGGATCCTGAAAAGCCAGCTAGTCAATGGGAAGAGGGACTAGAAATTCAATGGGCTTCTCCGCCAGAACCTATCTGTAACTCCAAGCTTGATTGTTCTGGACCCTCAAAGTGTTCACCTGCTGGAAGGAGTGGCCTCTCTCGCTGCCTTTGTAACAGGGGCTATTACTGGGACCATGTTCGTGGAACTTGCTTGAGAAACAAGCATAAATCGAAAGCTGCCGGCCTCCTGGGTTTAGAGGTTTCAATAGGGGTAATCTGCTTTATCTCTTTTGGAGCAATAATAGTTTTAATAACTGTACGCAAGTCCTCAAAACGTTTTAATCAAGCAAAGTTAGACAAGGCAAGAGAAGACATGTTAAAATCAAGTGATAGTGGGAAAAATGCTAGGATGTTCCAGTTGAAAGAGGTGAAGAAAGCAACAAATGGTTTCTCGCAAGATAGGATTTTGGGGAGTGGTGGATTTGGAGAAGTCTATAAAGGTGAGCTTCAAGATGGAACTGTGGTGGCTGTTAAGTCAGCTAAAGTCGGAAACCTCAAGAGCACCCAACAAGTACTcaacgaagtcggaatactTTCACAAGTCAATCACAAGAACTTGGTTAGACTCTTGGGTTGCTGTGTGGAAGGTGAGCAGCCTTTGATGATCTATGAATACATTTCTAATGGTACTCTCTATGATCATTTACATGGAAATTGCTCCAGTAACTCTCTGGGTTGGAGAGAGAGGTTGAGAATTGCGTGGCAAACTGCTGAAGCGTTGGCCTATTTGCATTCCGGGACCTACACTCCCATCTATCACAGAGATGTCAAGTCAACAAATATACTACTAGATGACGAGTTCAACGCTAAAGTCTCAGATTTTGGGCTCTCTAGACTGGCTCGTCCAGGGCTGAGCCATGTTTCGACTTGTGCTCAAGGAACATTAGGTTACTTGGATCCTGAGTACTATCGAAACTACCAGTTGACTGACAAAAGTGATGTTTATAGTTATGGGGTTGTGCTGTTAGAGCTTCTCACTTCTCAAAAGGCCATCGACTTCTCACGAGATCAAGATGATGTAAACCTAGCTATCTATGTGAGCCAGGCAGCCAAAAAAGGTGCAATCATGGAGGTTGTCGATCAACGGCTAATTGGCACGGAGCCATCAAGTGATGTACTGAGCAGTGTAGAACTTTTCTCAGAGCTCGCCTTCGCCTGTCTGAGGGAGAAGAAAGCAGACAGGCCTAGCATGAGAGAGGTTGTTCAACAACTTGAACGCATGGTCAAGTTAGAGCTAGAGGAAATTAGTCAAGGTTCTGAATTATGA
- the LOC118048282 gene encoding protein argonaute MEL1 gives MYGRGRRGGLPAPTQGGGRGRGRGAPLPSPVASSEAGSISSVSQLGGEMERLSVQTEPPASTQPAAIPAPQQQKQQQQLVPASSVKFAQRPDHGTVGSRCLIRANHFLVELADRDLHHYDVSITPEVASRGVNRAIMRELLALNSTHFQSRKPAYDGRKGFYTAGPLTFTSKDFVVTLIDKDDQGSVKKERKFKVTIKLASTTDLYRLKEFLQGRQRGAPHDTIQVLDVVLRESPSNKQVSQYHCTIVGRSFFTADLGGQNEIGNGIECWKGFYQSLRPTQMGMSLNIDVSVAAFYEPILAVDFVAKLLNLGDPIRAATRPLSDSDRAKLKKALRGVRVKVTHGEEKRYKITGISPSATNQLRFAAEDGKQKSVVQYFLEKYNIRLRFASWPALQSGNDSRPIFLPMECCKIIEGQRYSKKLNEKQVTALLREACRRPVEREHSIEQVINPAPVFPIRSGYPNQLEKTLAEVHSMCNNERKQLQILIIILPDVSGSYGTIKRVCETELGIVSQCCQPKQARKCSPQYLENVALKINVKAGGRNTVLEDALNRRIPLLSDTPTIIFGADVTHPQPGEDSSPSIAAIVASMDWPEVTTYRGLVSAQKHRQEIIQDSAGMIRELMIAFRRTTHQKPSRIIFYRDGVSEGQFNQVLLYEMDAIRKACASLEPNYLPPVTFIVVQKRHHTRLFATNPNQTDKSGNILPVPPAYYAHLAAFRARYYIEGDIASDSGGGGTGPPVRSEAAPVRPLPAISPNVKNVMFYC, from the exons ATGTACGGGAGAGGTCGACGCGGTGGCTTGCCTGCTCCTACACAAGGAGGAGGGCGTGGCAGAGGACGCGGAGCTCCACTTCCTTCTCCCGTGGCTTCGTCCGAGGCCGGCTCTATCTCATCTGTGAGCCAGCTCGGTGGTGAGATGGAGCGGCTCAGTGTTCAAACTGAACCACCTGCTTCTACTCAACCAGCGGCTATTCCTGCACCGCAACaacagaagcagcagcagcaactcgTACCGGCTTCCTCTGTGAAGTTCGCTCAAAGACCTGATCACGGTACGGTGGGATCCCGGTGTCTCATTAGAGCTAACCACTTTCTTGTTGAGCTCGCTGATCGAGACTTGCATCACTACGAT GTTTCTATAACTCCTGAGGTTGCTTCTCGAGGGGTCAACAGAGCAATAATGAGAGAGCTGCTTGCTTTGAATAGCACACACTTCCAGAGTAGAAAACCTGCTTATGATGGAAGAAAGGGATTCTACACTGCTGGACCTTTAACATTCACCTCAAAGGATTTTGTTGTTACCCTTATAGACAAAGATGATCAAGGATCTGTGAA aaaagagaggaaattCAAAGTCACTATCAAGTTGGCATCCACAACAGACCTTTATCGTCTCAAGGAGTTCCTGCAGGGAAGACAAAGGGGTGCGCCGCATGATACCATTCAAGTACTCGATGTAGTCCTAAGGGAATCACCATCCAACAAGCAAGTGTCTCAGTATCA TTGCACCATCGTTGGGAGGTCTTTTTTCACAGCAGATCTGGGTGGCCAAAATGAGATTGGTAATGGTATAGAATGCTGGAAGGGATTCTACCAGTCTCTACGCCCAACGCAGATGGGAATGTCTCTTAACATAG ATGTATCAGTCGCTGCCTTCTACGAGCCGATTCTTGCTGTTGACTTTGTTGCAAAACTATTAAATTTAGGAGATCCAATTAGAGCAGCAACCAGGCCTTTGTCAGATAGTGATCGAGCAAAG TTGAAAAAAGCTTTGAGAGGAGTCAGAGTAAAAGTTACCCATGGAGAGGAGAAGCGTTACAAAATCACTGGAATATCTCCTTCAGCAACAAACCAACTAAG GTTTGCTGCTGAAgatggaaaacaaaaatcagttGTCCAATACTTCCtggaaaaatacaatataaggCTTCGTTTTGCATCCTGGCCTGCTCTTCAATCAGGAAATGATTCAAGACCAATATTCCTGCCTATGGAG TGTTGCAAGATTATCGAAGGCCAAAGGTACTCAAAGAAGTTGAATGAGAAGCAGGTGACAGCCTTATTGAGAGAGGCCTGCAGGCGCCCTGTTGAGAGAGAACATAGTATTGAGCAG GTCATAAATCCTGCACCTGTATTCCCAATACGGTCTGGCTATCCTAACCAGCTGGAGAAAACATTGGCCGAAGTTCACAGCATGTGtaataatgaaagaaaacagCTTCAGATCTTAATTATCATTCTCCCTGATGTCAGTGGAAGTTATG GCACAATAAAAAGAGTATGCGAAACTGAACTTGGGATAGTTTCTCAATGCTGTCAACCCAAGCAAGCAAGAAAGTGTAGTCCTCAATACTTAGAAAATGTTGCACTGAAAATTAATGTGAAG GCTGGAGGGCGAAACACAGTATTAGAGGACGCCCTGAATAGGAGAATACCTCTTCTAAGTGACACCCCAACTATAATCTTTGGTGCTGATGTAACCCATCCACAACCAGGGGAGGATTCTAGCCCTTCAATAGCTGCG ATTGTGGCATCAATGGACTGGCCTGAAGTAACCACATACAGGGGCCTGGTATCTGCTCAGAAACATCGTCAAGAGATTATTCAAGATTCTGCTGGAATGATCAG GGAACTTATGATTGCTTTCAGAAGAACAACTCATCAGAAACCTAGCAGAATAATTTTCTATAG GGATGGTGTTAGTGAGGGCCAGTTCAACCAAGTTCTCCTGTACGAGATGGATGCTATCCGAAAG GCTTGTGCATCTCTGGAACCAAACTATTTGCCACCAGTTACTTTTATTGTAGTGCAGAAGAGACACCATACTCGGCTCTTTGCTACAAATCCTAACCAAACAGACAAGAGTGGAAACATCCTTCCTG TTCCTCCTGCATACTATGCACACTTGGCTGCATTCAGGGCAAGATACTACATAGAGGGGGACATTGCATCTGATAGTGGCGGCGGCGGCACAGGACCTCCTGTGAGGAGTGAAGCTGCCCCTGTCCGCCCACTTCCGGCCATCAGCCCCAACGTGAAGAATGTTATGTTTTACTGTTGA
- the LOC118048182 gene encoding uncharacterized protein codes for MADLKLSETRDLTRIERIGAHSHIRGLGLDSALEPRAVSEGMVGQTSARKAAGIILQMIKEGRIAGRAVLIAGQPGTGKTAIAMGMAKSLGLETPFAMISASEIFSLEMSKTEALMQSFRKAIAVRIKEETEVIEGEVVEIQIDRPAVAGAALKTGKLTMKTTEMEGVYDLGAKMIESLGKEKVQSGDVIAIDKPSGKVTKLGRSFSRSRDYDAIGPQVRFVQCPGGELQKRKEIVHCVTLHEIDVINSRTQGFLALFTGDTGEIRAEVREQIDTKVAEWREEGKAEIVPGVLFIDEVHMLDIECFSFLNRALENEMAPILAVATNRGITTIRGTNYKSPHGIPIDLLDRLLIITTQPYTKDEIHKILDIRCQEEDVEIAEEAKALLTHIGVETSLRYAIHLITAAALACQKRKGKVVENEDITRVYNLFLDVKRSTQYLMEYQEQYMFSEASIGDGDEDGTSAKLS; via the exons ATGGCAGACCTCAAACTCTCAGAAACTCGAGATCTAACAAGAATCGAGCGCATAGGCGCTCACTCCCACATCCGCGGTCTGGGGCTCGACTCAGCCCTCGAGCCACGCGCCGTCTCTGAAGGAATGGTGGGACAGACCTCAGCCCGCAAAGCCGCCGGCATCATCCTCCAAATGATAAAAGAAGGAAGAATCGCAGGCCGAGCCGTTCTTATCGCGGGTCAACCAGGAACCGGTAAAACTGCAATCGCCATGGGTATGGCAAAATCCCTAGGTCTTGAAACCCCATTTGCAATGATCTCCGCTAGCGAAATATTTTCTCTTGAAATGTCGAAAACCGAGGCTTTAATGCAGTCTTTTAGGAAAGCAATTGCTGTTAGAATTAAAGAAGAAACCGAGGTGATTGAAGGTGAAGTGGTAGAAATTCAAATTGACAGGCCAGCAGTGGCTGGTGCTGCTTTGAAGACGGGGAAACTGACTATGAAGACAACGGAGATGGAGGGGGTTTATGATTTGGGAGCGAAGATGATTGAGAGCTTGGGAAAGGAAAAAGTGCAAAGTGGGGATGTTATTGCTATTGATAAGCCTTCTGGGAAAGTTACCAAGCTTGGTAGGTCTTTTTCGCGGTCAAGGGATTATGATGCTATTGGACCGCAGGTTAGGTTTGTTCAGTGTCCTGGTGGGGAGTTGCAGAAGAGGAAAGAGATTGTGCATTGTGTCACGCTTCATGAAATTGATGTCATCAATAGCAG AACACAGGGATTTCTGGCTCTCTTCACTGGTGATACTGGTGAAATTCGTGCAGAAGTAAGGGAACAAATTGACACAAAGGTGGCAGAATGGAGAGAGGAGGGCAAAGCAGAGATTGTGCCAGGTGTTCTCTTCATCGACGAGGTGCACATGCTTGACATTGAATGCTTCTCTTTCCTGAACCGCGCTCTTGAGAATGAGATGGCTCCAATACTAGCCGTCGCCACCAACAGAGGGATTACTACCATAAGAGGAACAAATTACAAATCTCCACATGGGATTCCAATAGATCTCCTTGATCGCTTACTTATCATTACCACTCAGCCTTATACAAAGGATGAAATCCACAAGATTCTGGACATCAGATGCCAAGAAGAAGACGTGGAGATCGCTGAAGAGGCAAAGGCTTTGTTGACACATATTGGGGTTGAAACATCCTTGAGATATGCTATCCATCTAATTACTGCTGCTGCATTGGCATGCCAGAAACGAAAAGGAAAGGTTGTGGAGAATGAGGACATTACTCGAGTCTACAATCTGTTTCTGGATGTGAAGAGATCAACGCAATACTTGATGGAGTATCAGGAGCAGTACATGTTCAGTGAAGCATCAATAGGAGACGGTGACGAAGATGGCACCAGCGCCAagctttcttga
- the LOC118048183 gene encoding aspartic proteinase 36 isoform X2 — MRGLWPPFLVIILVSFISVSAVYCASLLHLERTFPLNNHGLELHQLRARDRLRHARLLQGFVGGVVDFSVQGSSDPYLVGLYFTKVKLGSPPREFNVQIDTGSDVLWVCCNSCNNCPRTSGLGIQLNFFDSSSSSTAGRVRCSDPICTSAVQTTATQCSSQTDQCSYTFQYGDGSGTSGYYVSDTLYFDAILGQSLIANSSALIVFGCSAYQSGDLTKTDKAVDGIFGFGQGELSVISQLSTRGITPRVFSHCLKGEGNGGGILVLGEILEPGIVYSPLVPSQPHYNLNLQSIAVNGLLLPIDPAAFATSNSRGTIVDSGTTLAYLVAEAYDPFVSAVNAIVSPSVTPMTSKGNQCYLVSTSVSQTFPLASFNFAGGASMVLKPEDYLIPFGSSEGGSAMWCIGFQKVQGVTILGDLVLKDKIFVYDLVRQRIGWANYDCSLSVNVSVTSSKDFINAGQLSVSSSSRDIMLFELLPLTVMVFLMHILLLEFQFL, encoded by the exons ATGCGGGGTTTATGGCCCCCTTTCCTCGTCATTATACTAGTATCATTCATTTCAGTGTCGGCGGTTTACTGTGCTAGTCTTCTCCATCTGGAGAGGACTTTTCCTTTAAACAACCACGGTCTTGAACTCCATCAACTCAGAGCTCGAGACCGACTCAGACACGCCCGTCTTTTACAAGGCTTTGTTGGTGGCGTTGTCGACTTCTCTGTCCAAGGTTCCTCCGATCCTTACCTCGTCGG aCTTTATTTTACAAAAGTGAAATTGGGCTCTCCTCCTAGAGAATTCAATGTGCAGATTGATACTGGAAGTGATGTCTTGTGGGTCTGCTGCAATTCCTGCAACAACTGCCCGCGTACTAGTGGCCTTGGA ATTCAGCTCAATTTCTTTGATTCCAGCAGCTCATCAACTGCTGGGCGGGTCCGCTGTTCAGACCCAATCTGCACTTCAGCAGTTCAAACCACAGCAACCCAATGCTCTTCTCAGACTGATCAGTGCAGTTATACATTCCAGTATGGAGATGGAAGTGGGACATCAGGCTATTATGTCTCTGATACACTTTATTTTGATGCTATTTTGGGGCAGTCACTGATCGCTAACTCCTCAGCTCTCATTGTCTTTGG GTGCAGTGCCTACCAGTCCGGGGACCTGACTAAGACTGATAAAGCAGTTGATGGGATTTTTGGATTTGGCCAGGGAGAACTCTCTGTTATATCACAATTATCGACCCGAGGGATAACACCCAGAGTATTCTCACATTGCTTGAAAGGAGAGGGCAATGGAGGTGGTATACTGGTTCTTGGTGAGATTTTGGAGCCAGGCATCGTTTATAGTCCACTTGTCCCGTCACA gcctcattataatttaaatctaCAAAGCATTGCTGTTAATGGGCTATTGTTACCAATTGATCCGGCAGCATTTGCAACATCGAATAGCCGAGGAACAATTGTTGACTCTGGAACAACTTTGGCGTACCTAGTGGCAGAAGCTTATGATCCTTTTGTTAGTGCT GTGAACGCCATTGTCTCGCCATCTGTTACTCCTATGACATCTAAAGGAAACCAGTGTTATCTTGTCTCCACCAG TGTATCTCAGACGTTCCCCCTGGCCAGTTTTAACTTTGCTGGGGGTGCATCCATGGTTTTAAAACCAGAAGACTACCTTATACCTTTTGGTTCCAGT GAGGGTGGTTCTGCGATGTGGTGCATTGGTTTTCAGAAAGTTCAAGGAGTAACTATCCTGGGAG ATCTTGTTCTGAaagataagatttttgtatATGATTTAGTAAGACAGCGGATTGGTTGGGCTAACTATGACT GCTCCTTATCTGTAAATGTTTCGGTTACTTCTAGTAAGGACTTCATCAATGCAGGACAGCTGAGTGTGAGCAGCTCGTCAAGGGACATCATGCTCTTTGAGCTGCTACCTCTGACCGTTATGGTTTTCTTAATGCACATATTATTGTTGGAGTTCCAATTTTTGTAA
- the LOC118048183 gene encoding aspartic proteinase 36 isoform X1 has translation MRGLWPPFLVIILVSFISVSAVYCASLLHLERTFPLNNHGLELHQLRARDRLRHARLLQGFVGGVVDFSVQGSSDPYLVGVTGTSETLLYFTKVKLGSPPREFNVQIDTGSDVLWVCCNSCNNCPRTSGLGIQLNFFDSSSSSTAGRVRCSDPICTSAVQTTATQCSSQTDQCSYTFQYGDGSGTSGYYVSDTLYFDAILGQSLIANSSALIVFGCSAYQSGDLTKTDKAVDGIFGFGQGELSVISQLSTRGITPRVFSHCLKGEGNGGGILVLGEILEPGIVYSPLVPSQPHYNLNLQSIAVNGLLLPIDPAAFATSNSRGTIVDSGTTLAYLVAEAYDPFVSAVNAIVSPSVTPMTSKGNQCYLVSTSVSQTFPLASFNFAGGASMVLKPEDYLIPFGSSEGGSAMWCIGFQKVQGVTILGDLVLKDKIFVYDLVRQRIGWANYDCSLSVNVSVTSSKDFINAGQLSVSSSSRDIMLFELLPLTVMVFLMHILLLEFQFL, from the exons ATGCGGGGTTTATGGCCCCCTTTCCTCGTCATTATACTAGTATCATTCATTTCAGTGTCGGCGGTTTACTGTGCTAGTCTTCTCCATCTGGAGAGGACTTTTCCTTTAAACAACCACGGTCTTGAACTCCATCAACTCAGAGCTCGAGACCGACTCAGACACGCCCGTCTTTTACAAGGCTTTGTTGGTGGCGTTGTCGACTTCTCTGTCCAAGGTTCCTCCGATCCTTACCTCGTCGG GGTCACAGGAACTTCAGAGACCTT aCTTTATTTTACAAAAGTGAAATTGGGCTCTCCTCCTAGAGAATTCAATGTGCAGATTGATACTGGAAGTGATGTCTTGTGGGTCTGCTGCAATTCCTGCAACAACTGCCCGCGTACTAGTGGCCTTGGA ATTCAGCTCAATTTCTTTGATTCCAGCAGCTCATCAACTGCTGGGCGGGTCCGCTGTTCAGACCCAATCTGCACTTCAGCAGTTCAAACCACAGCAACCCAATGCTCTTCTCAGACTGATCAGTGCAGTTATACATTCCAGTATGGAGATGGAAGTGGGACATCAGGCTATTATGTCTCTGATACACTTTATTTTGATGCTATTTTGGGGCAGTCACTGATCGCTAACTCCTCAGCTCTCATTGTCTTTGG GTGCAGTGCCTACCAGTCCGGGGACCTGACTAAGACTGATAAAGCAGTTGATGGGATTTTTGGATTTGGCCAGGGAGAACTCTCTGTTATATCACAATTATCGACCCGAGGGATAACACCCAGAGTATTCTCACATTGCTTGAAAGGAGAGGGCAATGGAGGTGGTATACTGGTTCTTGGTGAGATTTTGGAGCCAGGCATCGTTTATAGTCCACTTGTCCCGTCACA gcctcattataatttaaatctaCAAAGCATTGCTGTTAATGGGCTATTGTTACCAATTGATCCGGCAGCATTTGCAACATCGAATAGCCGAGGAACAATTGTTGACTCTGGAACAACTTTGGCGTACCTAGTGGCAGAAGCTTATGATCCTTTTGTTAGTGCT GTGAACGCCATTGTCTCGCCATCTGTTACTCCTATGACATCTAAAGGAAACCAGTGTTATCTTGTCTCCACCAG TGTATCTCAGACGTTCCCCCTGGCCAGTTTTAACTTTGCTGGGGGTGCATCCATGGTTTTAAAACCAGAAGACTACCTTATACCTTTTGGTTCCAGT GAGGGTGGTTCTGCGATGTGGTGCATTGGTTTTCAGAAAGTTCAAGGAGTAACTATCCTGGGAG ATCTTGTTCTGAaagataagatttttgtatATGATTTAGTAAGACAGCGGATTGGTTGGGCTAACTATGACT GCTCCTTATCTGTAAATGTTTCGGTTACTTCTAGTAAGGACTTCATCAATGCAGGACAGCTGAGTGTGAGCAGCTCGTCAAGGGACATCATGCTCTTTGAGCTGCTACCTCTGACCGTTATGGTTTTCTTAATGCACATATTATTGTTGGAGTTCCAATTTTTGTAA